The genome window GAGAGCGCGTCTACGTAATCCATTTTGTCGGGATCATACGAACGCATTACCCGAAAGTAGTCGCCCGGCTTCACACCCTGCTCCGCGCCCACATTCACGTAGACTTTGTCGCCGGTACCCGCTTCAGAATCGAAGTCTTTGCTGAGCACGATTCGACCCGACAGCGTGGAGGTGTTTGTCGGGAACATTTCCAGGCTGTGCTTGTCGTGAAAAAAGAGTGGCGGCTTCTCCTGATACGGCACTACAAGATCCCCTGCCGTCAACGACTGGCAGCTAAATTCGACGCGCGCCACAGCAATCGCTCCTCGAATCTGCAACACACGCACGTATCCCAGTTCTGCATAGGGTTGGCCTACGGCATTGATCGCCGCCTTCTGTCCGTGGAACATCTCGTACTCATTAGGATCTCTGAGCTCCCGCACAATGGCGTAGCGGGTTCCCTCCTGCAGTCCGCTGGCAGAGAGAAAAACGTATTCGTCCTGGGTAAAGTGGATGGCGTGCGGTGTGCCCAGACCACCAATCAGCGAGTTCACGTGACTGATATTTTGCTTGGTGATGAAACCGGCACAGTAAATATCGGAATAGCTGGGTCCGGCTGCCCTTTCCACCAAGTTGGTGCGGGCGATTTGCGGTTCGGGCTGCTGGGCTGGAGGGGGCGCCTCCTGTGCAAGTACCCCTATTCCCACCAACATGACCGCCAGTACAGCCGATTTCGTCATAACTCCTCCCCCTCTTCACCCCAGGCTGGAACCTTCTCAGGCGCGAACTGCCGCCGACAAGGGCAGAATTACCCAATTTTCTCCTGGACTCGTGGAAGCTAACAAAGCCGTAAGTTATAGTCAAGGAAGCAGTTAGTTACCTAAGCGGTACGCATATTGCCCTTCCGGCCCTGTCCTTCCAAGCAAATCATTGCATCTGTTGAAGTGCAACTGTAATATGGCGCGAATTTTAGCCGCAAATGACAGCCCAAGCCTCCACTTACGCGTTGCGGCCCTTTCCGCTGCGGCCACCCCGGGTCTGTGTGGCCATTTTCGGAAGCGACGCAGCCGAGCTGATCGAAAAGGCTGAAGCCATCGTCAGGGATAACCCCTTCATTGAGTTCCGCTTAGATTATCTCCGCGCCCCGGCCCTTGCCCTGCCTCGCATCAAGAATTTCATGTCTTATCACCCTGAGGTAACGGCCATTGCTACCTGCCGCCGAGCGGTCAACGGGGGAAAGTTCCGTGGGACGATCTCTTCCCAAATTGAGACCCTAACCAAGGCGGCAGCAGCGGGCTGTCAAATGGTGGATATCGAGTTGCAAACTGCCGCCTCTCTGAAGTCCGGAGATTTTGAAAAAATACGCGCTAAGGCCAGCTTGTCTCTTTCTTTCCATGATTTCCGCGCCACCAGGAAACTGCGGGAAACCTTCGAGGATATGACCAACTACCCCGCTGATGTCTTCAAGCTGGTCACCACCGCTACCAGCCTGTACGACAACGTCGCCATGATGAAGCTGCTCGAAGAAAAGAGCGCTCGGCACTCGGTAGTTGGACTCTGTATGGGCGAGCAAGGCATCATCAGCCGGATTCTCGGCGTCAGGGCAGGTAGCATGTTCACCTTTGCCGCTTTGAACCCCGGTGCGGAAACCGCTCCCGGCCAAATGACGGCGCGCATGCTGCGCGACATCTATCGCATCGGCCAAATCGACGCCGCCACCCGCGTCTACGGTGTTGCTGGCGACCCCATCGAGCATTCGCTCTCCCCCCTGATGATGAATACTGCCTTCCGCCGCGAAAACCTGAATTCCGTTTACCTGCCCCTGCACGCCAAGAAGTTGGATGATTTGCTGCGCTGCACACGCGACGTTCCTATTCACGGGCTTAGCATCACCATGCCTTACAAGCAAGCTATCATCGAGCACCTGGATAACTGCGATTCGTTTACTCAGAAGGTCGGAGCCTGCAACACCCTGATCCGCTCTCAGGATGGAAAGCTCTACGGCTTCAATACCGATGCGGCTGGCGTGGTCCGGCCGTTGGAGCAGCGCCTTCCATTGCGTGGGGCGAGGATCCTTGTACTTGGCGCAGGCGGTGCAGCGCGAGCTGCCGTATTCGGCCTCAAGGAGCGGGGTTCAGAAGTATTTATCCTCAACCGCACTGCCGCCAATGCTCAAAAGCTGGCGCGTCAGGCGCAGGCCAGGTCGATCAAGCGCGACGATCTTCGCAAACTCACCTTTGACGTGATCATCAATGCAACACCAATCGGCATGGGCAGCAACAATGCATCCTATCTGAACGAGAAAGAAATGAATGCCCGCATTGCCATGGATATGGTCTACAACCCTCTGGAAACCCGCTTCCTGAAAATCGCCCGGGAAAAAGGGCTGGCGGTAATTACGGGCCTGGAAATGTTTGTTCACCAGGGTGCGCGCCAATTCGAGATCTGGACCGGCAAGCCGGCTCCTACTCCTGATATGCAGTTCGCCGTGGTGAATGAGCTGCAGGCGCGGGCGAAAAATCTCGCCAATTCTGCCAGGAAGAGTACGAAATAGACTTCAGCCTGCTGACCGTGCGGGAACGACTTGTTCAAAAAATCCTTTTCGTATAATCCCTGCCTATGTGGATCGCTAGGGCAGGAATCTCTCTCGTGCTGTTGCACGTTAGCACTTTGCTAGCCGGACAAAATAATCTGAATGAGAGTGAGGTGCGTAGGCGAATTGTGGGCACCTGGAAGCTCATAAGCGCTGAAGACACCCTCAAGGACGGAACCAAGCGCCCTTTCTTTGGGCCCCGCGGTCAAGGATTCCTGATGTATTCCGCCGATGGCTACATGTGCGCTGCCTTAATGGATCCAGATCGGCCTAAATGGAAGAATCTGGCAAAGCCCACCATGGAAGAGAAGGCCTCCGCTTTTGATGGCTTTTATTCCTATTGTGGACGTTACGAGGTGGACGCGGGCAACAACTGCCTGATCCATCTGCCGGAGGTCTCCAGTGGGTTAGACTACGTCGGAACTCGCCAGCTCCGTCCCTACCGCTTCGAAGGAAGCCGAATGATCCTGAGCGACCGCCAGCAGGACGATCCCGAAGTCGCCTCTTGGGAGATCGTGTGGGAAAAAGTGCGGTGAAAGTTGCACGATTTTTTCCAACAACTTTAATGTGCCGGTGACGCCTGCAACGGGTTTCCTGATGGCACCGCCGACTGGCTGATCGCCACCCACGTATTGGTAGTCTCCTGCCACACCGTCGCGACATTCAGCGGGGCATTCTCCAGGGCCTGCCCCTTGCGAGTGCCGCGGAGCAGGAGCGTGTACGTCACCACCATGTCATGCCCATTAGGATGAACCTTGACCTCGCCGAGTGAATAGTCCTCAAGGGCCAGTTGCTTCAGGTATTCCAGCGTCTGCTCGCGGTTGCGAAATCCGTCGGCAGTGACCAGCGTGAAGGTGGGCGCTAACCGTCGCTCAATCTCCGCGTATTTTTTCTCCTTCACGTCCTGCCAGAACTGCCGCTCCAGATTTTCGCCGCCGGTCGCGCCCGTCCAGCCGGGCACCGGTTTGCCCCATTTAGTGCAGCCGGCACTGCTCAGCAGGAAAATTCCTCCCAGGACCACCGCCAGTTTTTTCCGCATGCGCAGATTCTAGTCGACCGGCATTCAAAATGGGCAGAGCGGCCGCTTCGGCGCTAAGGAACCCGATCAGCAGCAACGGAGAGCCCCTCAGCGGCTAAAGCCGGAGTTTTGCCGATGTATAAATGAGGGGCTGACAGCCCTGCTCCACCCCCACATCCAGACCAGTTGCACCTCCTTGTAGAATTACGGGGCGCATTTGCAACCGACCGAGACAGGAGCACTCCTCTACGCCATGAAAGCCATTCAAGTCTCGCAACCCGGCGGACCCGAAGCTCTCAAGCTGGTTGACATCCCGGCTCCTAAGCCCAAGCCCAATGAGGCGGTGGTCCAAATCAAGGCAAGCGGAGTCAACTTTATCGATGTTTACATCCGCGAGGGACGTTATCCCGCCCCCCTGCCCTTCGTTGATGGCCAGGAAGCAGCGGGGATCGTCACCGAAATTGGCAGCGACGTCGTGAACGTCAAGCCTGGCGACCGTGTCGCCTATACCAACGTGCTAGGAAGTTACGCGGAGTACGCCGCCGTCCCCGCTAATCGCCTGGTAGTAATTCCCGGACACCTCGACTTCTCTCAGGCCGCAGCCGCCATGCTTCAGGGAATGACCGCGCATTACCTGACGCACAGCACCTATCCGCTGCAGCGGGGAGAAGTCTGCCTGGTTCACGCCGCGGCGGGAGGAGTGGGATTACTGCTCGTCCAAATGGCAAAAAAAATTGGCGCTCGCGTCATTGGGACTGTGGGATCAGAAGAAAAGGCCAAGCTCGCGCGCAGTGAGGGCGCAGATGAGGTCATCGTTTATACCAGCCAGGATTTCGAAGCCGAAACTAAGCGCCTCACCGACGGCAAGGGCGTGCACGTGGTCTATGACGGCGTGGGCAAAACTACCTTCGACAAGGACCTGAACATCCTGCGGCCGCGAGGCTACCTGGTTTTATTTGGCGGCGCCAGCGGGCCTGTGCCTCCATTCGATCCTATGAAACTGACCCAGAAAGGGTCCCTATTTCTTACCCGGCCATCGCTCGGGCACTACGTTGCCACGCGTGAAGAACTGGAATGGCGAGCCACCGACGTGATGAACATGATCGCTAGCGGAGAACTCAAGTTGCGCATCGAGCATAAGTATCCACTCTCCGCCGCGGCCCAGGCGCATCGCGACCTGGAAGGGCGCAAGACCACCGGAAAGCTGCTGCTGATTCCGGACAGCCACTAAAAGCAAAGGCCGCGATTGCTCGCGGCCTATGGTCTCGAAAGATTGATAGCAGACTAGTCGCCCGGCACTCCGGCCACTTCGTCTTCGTGCACCGTTTCCGGCTTGGAGCCGTTGCCATTGCCGTTTCCATTTCCATTCACTGGAGCCACCAGGCTGCCCAACGGGATGAAGCCCTCGGGCTGCTTCTCTCCCAGCACAACTTCCCGGTATAGCTTCAACATCTGCGCGTCCTTGGCAGCCTCCTCGGGAGTCTTGGCGCGCAGCTTCAATTTAGCGTCACGGGCGCGAATCTTTTCTTCGCGGGCATTCTTGGCGATCCCCAGCTCGTCCAGATCACGCTGCTCTTCTTCCGTCACCAACTCTTCTTTCAGTTTCAGAACAGCGAGCTTGCGCGGATCTTCGTCCATCTGGACGCGCTTGCCGCCGGCAAAGATCTCGTGACGTCCATGCTCCTCGTACCACTTGGTAAGGGTCGCGGTCATGTGCATCTTCTCGACGATATTCCGCCAGCCGATGCCGGTGTTGTAGGCGCAGAAGGAAATTTCGCCTTCCTGTGTCGCGTAGGGAATGATGCACTGCTCAGTGCGGCGGAAATCGTAATTCCAAAGGTCCTGGAACCACATGCCGGCGACAAACAGCGTGTTCCAGCGATCCTGGCGACGCTGCTCCACGTCCGCCAGCGTGCGGTCGGCGGTGACTTTTCCGTATCCACCCGACCTTGCCTTCTTCGAAAAGCCCAGGTTCTTGTCCAGCTTCTTCAGCATGTCGAACATGGTGAAGTGGGTCGTAGTCTGGAAGGGATCGTAGTTGCGCAGGAAAGCCAGGGCCATTCCCAGCGCGGACCACTTCTTGCCGTGGCCGGTATCGGTGACCAGCGAGACATCGCGTGCCATCTGGTACACATCGATGAACTGCGGGACGGGAGCTGCTTCCTTCGTCTCCTTATCTACCATGACCGCGATCCCCACGCCGCAGTTGGGATGGCAGCCACAGGAGAGTTGTCCCCAGTCCGCCTGCGGACCATGAACTAAGTCGGCCCAGTCGGTAAATGTGGACATGAAGGAAATCGGGAACCAGTCGCGCGCCGGCTGTCCTATTCCAGTCTGCTTCTTCACATCATGCGCCAGGTGGCTCAGAGTGTAGCGTTGCGCATAGCGGCGCTCGTCCGTGACCTCTTCGTCGCGCCCCGTAAAGCTTACCGGCTGGAAGGAAATGAACGAAATCACGCGCGGGTTATCCAGGGCAAATTGAATGATCCGGCCCACCTGTTCGTTATTGATGCCGTTGACGATCGTGACTACAGGCACGATGTCCACGCCCGCTTTGTACAGGTTCTCGATGGCGCGCAGCTTCACATCGAACAGGTTGCCAACTTTGCGATGAGAGTTCGCCGCATTCCCGACGCCGTCAAACTGAAGATATACATACCGCAGCCCCGCGTCCGCTGCTTGCTCGCAGAACTCAAAACTCTTCGCGAATTCGATACCGTTGGTAGCAGCCTGCACACTGGTATAGCCCACTTTGCGCGAATAGCGCACGGCATCCAGGAAGTATGGAGAGAGCGTGGGCTCGCCACCCGAGAACTGCACCGACATCTGCCGCTTCGGCTTGATGGTGATGGCATTGTCCAGCAGCGTCTTGATCTCTTCCCAGCTCAGTTCATGAACAAACCCAACCTGGTTGGCGTCCATGAAGCAGGGATCGCACATCATGTTGCAGCGGTTGGTCAGGTCGATGGTGAGCACAGCCCCGCGGCCATGCTGAACGGTCGAGGTTCCGTGATTGTGCAGCTTCTCGTCGTTATGAGCGCGAATGTCGCGTCCAGGAAATACGTCTTCCAGATGCTGGGAGAAAGCCGTGTCCATGGACATCACATCTTCGAAGTGCCCATGCTTGGGGCAATCCTTGACCATCAGAATCTTGCCATCGCGCTCCAGGATCGTAGCCCTTACCTCGCCTACCTTGGCGTTGCGCAGAATTTCCTGCGGGAGCTTGCCATCCAGGATCTGCTTACGAATTTCCGGCACACACTTGGGGCAAAGCGAATCAGTAGTGCGCGGCCAGCCCAGCGGCGGCTTGCTTTTCTGGTAAGACTTCAGCATCGGCTTGTCGGACCACTTGGGGGTAAAAGCCGGGTTTTCTTTCATGCGACTGATTCCCGCATACACCACCCATGCCCCCTTCGCCGCGTAGGTCACAGCCTTTTCTACATATTTAATGGGCTTTCGCATTAGTCAGTGTCTCCATTGGGCAAACTCTTCCACGGACCCGCGGACGGTAGCCGCCCCGGACCCCACCTAAAGAAGGGGAACGCACTTCGCGTAAAGAAGCGATTTTTTTGGTTCCCTACCGTTGTCATGCTATCCAGTTGCCCCACAACCCCCAACCTTCTGCCTCTAAAGGGGAGGATTTCCATCCTCAGTGGCGTACACGTGCAGCGAATGGTTCGCTATCTGCTTGAAAAGTAAGGAGGAGATCACGAGTGGAAATTCATCCCGACCGCGTCATCGCTCCTCCAGAGATTTCCTCAGATAACCGCCGTTTTCCCCGCAATTCTCGGAATTCACAGGAAGCATTATGCCCACCCCAGATTACAATCCAGCCCTTCCTGCCAGCGATAAGGAAGTAGGTTCCGGGGCGCGAGGGAGTCCGGGATGCTGCTGCCGGTCTTCGCTGGTTGGTGTGGGGTAGCCAATAAGAGGGCCATGCAACACGCCAACGTTGATCTGCGGAAAATTTCGTACACCCTGGTTCAAACGGCTTCGGGTACCGACGCGGCCGCTCTGGCCTGGTCAATGGTTTCGGGCGCGCACGTCGCTAACCGCACACGCGTTCTGGGATTGCGCGCGGGCGTTCTCAGGGTTGAAGTCCCCGGAGCCGAGTGGCGCTCCCAGCTTGACGAACTCGCCACCCAATATTTGAGCGCCATCAACCACGTGGTCGCCCGCAAGATAGATCGAATAGAATTCGTGTTGCCGGGCCATTCGGAAGCGCCCTGCGATCGTCACGTGCGGCCAGCGAACCGTTTCCGACAGCTCGCCTGAGATGAAAGTCAGCGAAAAAGACGTCCTATACGTCGCCGATCTGGCGAACCTCGAGCTGACGCCAGAAGAACAGCAACGCATGGTCAAGGACCTCAACTCGATTCTCGATCACATCGATCGCCTGAACCGGCTCGACACGACTGACGTTCCGCCCATGGCGCAAACGTCGGACCGCTTCGGCATCGACCCCGCTAAGCAAGGCACTTCTCGTTTCGCCTACGCCATGCGCGAAGACAAGGTCGGCCCATGCCTCGATCGCGAGACGGTGATGAAGAACGCTCCCGATTCCGATGGCACATTCTTCAAGGTGCCCAAGGTAATCGAGAGGTGAGGCAAACCGTGATCGATCGCGATGAGAAGCTTCGGGGTTCGGTGATGGACGCGGTAGGGGATAACAGACCGTCGCCTCAATGAAGCTCTGAAGGAAAGATCGATTCCAGCGTCTTGCAGCTACAGAGCCCATGGACCTGAACGCCCTCACCGTTGCCTCCACTCGCACCGCTATCGCGGAGCGCAGCATCTCTCCGGTTCCACTGGTCGAAGCTTTCTACAAGAAGATCGAGACTGACGATCCCAAAATCGGCGCCTACCTCACCCTCTGCAAGGACCGAGCACTGGCCAAGGCAACTCACATCCAGAGCCTCGCTGATCGCGGAGATGCTCTGCCTCCCCTCGCCGGCGTTCCCATTGCCATCAAGGACGTGATGGTGATCCAAGGAATCCAAGCCACGGCGGGATCGAAAATTCTCAAGGGCTTCATCTCCCCCTACGACTGCACGGCCGTCAAACGTTTGGAAGAAGCCGGAGCCATCGTCCTCGGCAAGACCAACTGCGACGAGTTCGCCATGGGCTCTTCGAACGAGAACTCGGGATACTTTCCGGTGCACAATCCGCGTGACCTCTCGCGCGTTCCGGGGGGCTCCTCCGGAGGCTCCGCCGCAGCCGTGGCCGCCAACATCTCAGTGGCAGCACTCGGGTCAGATACGGGAGGATCGATTCGCCAGCCCGCAGCCTTCTGCGGCGTTGTAGGCCTCTTGCCTACCTACGGGCGCGTTTCGCGCTACGGTTTGATCGCGTTTGCCTCCTCACTCGATCACATTGGTCCTATTACTAAGACCGTGAAAGATGCCGCCATCTTGTTGCGTTATATCGCTGGCCGCGATCCCGCCGACTCCACCTCCGCCGACGTTCCAGTTCCTGATTACGAAGAAGAAATCGGCAAACCGGTGAAGGGGCTGAAGCTGGGCGTCCCGAAAGAATATTTTGGCGAGGGACTGGAACCCGAGACTCGCGCTGCAGTTGAAGCTGCGATCCAGACTATGGCGCGGGCGGGTTGTGAAATCGTGCCCATCTCCCTACCCCATACCGAATACGCCATTCCCACCTATTACGTCATCGCCACCGCGGAGGCGTCCTCGAACCTGGCGCGCTTTGACGGCGTTCGCTATGGGTATCGCTCCCCCGGAGTTCGTACGCTCTCTGAGATGTACCGGCGTAGTCGCGATCAAGGCTTCGGGGCAGAGGTGAAGCGCCGTATCCTCTTGGGCACGTATGTACTCAGTGCGGGATACTACGATGCGTACTATCTGAAAGCCCAAAGAGTCCGTACCCTGCTCACGCGCGATTTCGAAGACGCTTTTCAGAAGGTGGACGCGATCGTCACCCCCACTACTCCCACTCCTGCCTTCAAACTGGGAGAAAAAGTAGACGATCCGGTCTCTATGTATCTCGCCGATATCTATACCGTTACTGCTGATCTGGTAGGAGTTCCCGGCATCAGCGTCCCGTGTGGAAATTCACGCCAAGGCTTGCCGATCGGGGTACAGATCCTGGGTCGACACTTCGACGAAGCCACCCTGCTGCGCCTGGCCCACGTCTACGAACACGAGCGTGCGTCTGCGTGATCCAGTAACCCCGGGGCATATTATTGTTAACCACCTTGCAAACTTATCCGCTAAGTTATTTCTTGTGGGTTAGTCCGGCGGGCTAAGTGTTTTTCATTAGTATTTATGCGGGTTTTCTGCATTTCCCCAATTTCGGCACTGTATGCCAATCCATAAACATTTTTTTCGAATATTCTATGCAAGGAAGTCTGCGCGCGGCGTTCAACCAGTGAGGTTATCGATGAACGAGCGTGCCCTCTGCATGATGATCACCGTGCTAAGCCTGATCCAACTCCACGGTGACTGCTCTGACGACGCTCCTCGGCCAAGGCTGGCCCGTCGTCAGCGTACCGGATCCCACACCAAGAAGCGTTCGGTAGCAAAACGCCCTCGTAAGGGTGCTATAGCTCGCACAAAAACTCCGCAGTCCTCCATCGCGCAGCGCCAGCCTCGGCCCCGAAGCCTGGCGTCCCCCACCCTTCGCGTGCGCCAGGACTAGTTATTTCGACTTAGCTGTCACCCAGGTTCCCGTGCTCAGCTTCAGCTTCCCAAACGATGTAAGAACTTCCCGGTTACTTTAGTGTTTCCTGCTGCCTAAGTTGTTCATCCTGAATCGCGGCCTGACGGTATTCTCCTTGCACTGGTTACTCTCGGGAGAACTGGCAATGAAGTTCCATCGGGCTAGCGTATTGTTGGCACTGCTCACAATCCTCATTCTGACTGCGGGTCTTGCCACGGCCAGCGACAACGACAAAGATAGCGATCAGGGAAGAGACCATGCCACCCAACCGCAGTGGCGAGACAGCGACGAGCGCCATTGGTATGTCCGCGGCGTAAGCGCTCGCGACCAAGAGGACGAGCATCCGCATGGCAATGCTCACGGGAACCCTCATCATGATCGCGACGGCGATCATGACCGCGACGACCACTGGGCCAGCTACGGCTATCGCGAAGGAACTCCTCCGGGCTGGGGTCAGGGGCAGAAGAAGGGATGGGGCAATTGCGGCATGCCTCCGGGCCAGGCCAAGAAATACGGCTGCACCAACTACGTTTATCAAGGCAAGCAGTACGAAGTCTTCCACGACGAGGATGGCCACTACCGGTGGCGTCCGCATGTCAGCGCCCACGGCAGCGTGGATGTGCATTACTGATCCGCCATTTGTCCTCGCGCGTGAAACTCTGCTCGCCTGGTCAGTAGCGATAGAGTGCCAGGCGAGTAATTCGCGCCATCCTGGAGAAATCGTGGTCGAGCGTAAAAACGCTGGCCCTGTGTTCCAGGGCAATAGCTGCGATGATCGTATCTATCGTGGTGAGTGAAATGCCCTTGGCGCGCGCCGTCCGGTAAATTGCAGCAGCTTCTCGATAGGTCCCAAACCCCCGAGGCTCAAGCATCTCCCACTGAGCCAGAAAGTTCTCAATCTGACTGGAGTCCCGGGTAAGGCCCTGCAGGACTTCGGCAATCACGATGCCGGTAAGAGCGAAAGGTTCGCTCTCTTCAATCATTCGCCGCAATTCTTCACCGGCTCTTCCGGGCGCGGAGCTGAAGAAGTCAACCCAAACGGAGCTGTCGACCAAGATCAAGCGCGGTTTCTCCGAGACGCCTTAAGGTCACCTTTCCAGACTCCTGTTCCGTAGTAGCGCAGAATTCCTTTGCGGCTCTCACAGCGAACAAGCAATTCCAAGGCTCGGTCCACTATCTGGCGCTTTGTTTTGAGACGGGTGAGTCTGCGCGCCTTTCGGATCAAGCCGTCATCAATGTCTATGTTGGTCCTGCTCATATTACCTAAGCATACACCATTTCTTGTCTAGATGGTGTATGGAGAGAAAGGGCTTCGAGCATTGGAACAGCCAGTCTTTCCAAGCGGGCCATACTTCTATATGAATAAGTCTACGGCTCAATCACCCTGTAGTAGCTCTCCCCCGCACACCCCCGGCATAGCACTCTTCCATCACGCCGCACTTCCCGCTTGAAGTTGATTCCTTCGCCGCAAGCCGCGCACACCACGCGCTCGCCCTTGAATCCGGGAAACTCCTCTGCCGGCAACTCCACCGTCACCCACTGCACATCGAACAAGTCTTCTGCGGACATTTCGCGGTAAGCCAGCATCTGCTGCCGGTTCTTGTCCGCAACTTCGGGATGCATGCTTTTCGCCAGCACTTTAGAGGATTCCTTGGCCGCTATCCGGACCCCGCGGCCTGAATTCACATCCACAAACGTAGCCGCCACTTTGCCCCAATCACGAAATTTCAGGGCGCGCTTTCCCAGACGACAACCGGTAACTACCGCGACTGCATCCGTGGCGCATCGATCGATCTCGACGAAGGTCACCAGGCGCTTGCGGTCTTTGCCTTGCGGATCATTGATTCCCAACGTCTCCAGCCCGAGCATTGCCATGCGCACACCCAGCACCTGTCCCGCGCACAAATGACCGTGCGCCTGCTCGGCGTCTCTCAGGTACTCGTCGAGCGTCTTCATGGCATGATCTTATCCGGAAACGCGATCGGTCGCTCACCTCCAGCAGTCTGATCGATTATTCGTCAGACTCCGACTCGTTCGCCAAGTCCACCGAGCGCCCCCAAACCTCGAAGGTCAGCTTCGCTTTGCCGGTGGGTTCGAACGTTACCCGCGTCGGCTTGCGCTGCCAATCGGGTGCGGCGCATTCGGAATCTGGAGTATCTCCCCCCTGTGCCTGCCCCAGGCTTTTCTTCAGTAGTGGCTTTCGCCGGCCGAGTTGCGCGACCATGGCGTAGAGTTTTTCGCCGTCATCCGAGACGCCGCAGTAAGCCACGTAGTCGCGATACCAGCTCGCGTCCGAGTAGAAGGGATCGAATTCCGCCAGGTTGAGCTGCGCCACTTTCCCGGTGACGCGATCCACCAGCACCCAGCCACCGCGCTGCCACTTCCATCGCCCAGCATTGGGAGGATCGGCGGGCAGAGAATCATTGAGCCGGTATGCCCGGCGAACTACAAACGTGCGGTCGGTGACCTCATGGAGCTCGCCGGTTGTGAACTCGCGAATTTTCCCGTCAATTACCAGAGGCCTGATTCGAATGTTGATCGTCCTGCCTTCCTCCGGCCCGAGGAAGAA of Terriglobales bacterium contains these proteins:
- a CDS encoding FmdE family protein, translating into MKTLDEYLRDAEQAHGHLCAGQVLGVRMAMLGLETLGINDPQGKDRKRLVTFVEIDRCATDAVAVVTGCRLGKRALKFRDWGKVAATFVDVNSGRGVRIAAKESSKVLAKSMHPEVADKNRQQMLAYREMSAEDLFDVQWVTVELPAEEFPGFKGERVVCAACGEGINFKREVRRDGRVLCRGCAGESYYRVIEP